In Fundidesulfovibrio magnetotacticus, a single window of DNA contains:
- a CDS encoding FAD-dependent oxidoreductase, whose translation MGIFRKLISAMAGKDASMDNHARDEGWHLPERSRDELRHLFQQLDKPVNLHAFTREGENDVFNHFLLGFLRDLARLSERILVHEHVLGGEEALRHGVTHSPTVLVAPERLRARFVGAPLGEEGRTFLAVLLMVSRGDSGLTETTREILAGLTEERVAKVFVTPTCPYCPGQAVHAFRCALERPDLVEAWCVEIGQAPDLGERHRVGSVPQTNFNGVLDVLGLEPEERFAAELVSLKEQREAPRPARYKPGETVRVDLLILGAGPAGLTAGIYAGRAGLSSLLLEQGVIGGQVSLTPVVENYPGFANIAGLALVEIMAAQARLYCEIVHGEATEFALEDGVVRARAAGLQIEARALLVATGATWRKLEVPGEAELFGRGVSHCATCDGYFYKGRRALVVGGGNTAATDALHLKNLGVDVALVHRRGELRAEKHLQDSLARENVPQLLHRTVEAVIGQDRVRAVRLRDALTGETSEEPADALFVAVGQTPNTGAAVRLGCALDADGCIVVDKAMRTSVEGVYAAGDVTGGVRQIVTAVGQGATAALTVFEDLKRREAQAKA comes from the coding sequence ATGGGCATCTTCAGGAAACTCATCTCCGCCATGGCGGGCAAGGACGCAAGCATGGACAACCACGCCCGGGACGAGGGCTGGCATCTTCCCGAGCGCAGCCGCGACGAGCTGCGCCACCTCTTCCAGCAACTCGACAAGCCCGTGAACCTCCACGCCTTCACCCGCGAAGGCGAAAACGACGTGTTCAACCACTTCCTGCTGGGTTTCCTGCGCGACCTGGCCCGGCTTTCCGAGCGCATCCTGGTGCATGAGCACGTCCTGGGCGGCGAGGAGGCCCTGCGCCACGGCGTCACCCACTCCCCCACCGTGCTCGTGGCGCCGGAGCGCCTGCGCGCGCGCTTCGTGGGCGCGCCCCTGGGCGAGGAGGGCCGCACGTTCCTGGCGGTCCTTCTCATGGTCTCGCGGGGCGATTCGGGTCTCACCGAGACCACGCGGGAAATCCTGGCGGGGCTCACGGAAGAGCGCGTGGCCAAGGTGTTCGTCACGCCCACCTGCCCCTACTGCCCCGGCCAGGCCGTGCACGCCTTCCGCTGCGCCCTGGAGCGGCCGGACCTTGTGGAGGCCTGGTGCGTGGAGATCGGCCAGGCCCCGGACCTGGGCGAGCGCCACCGCGTGGGCAGCGTGCCCCAGACCAACTTCAACGGAGTGCTCGACGTGCTGGGCCTTGAACCCGAGGAGCGCTTCGCGGCGGAGCTCGTCTCGCTCAAGGAGCAGCGCGAGGCCCCCCGCCCCGCCCGCTACAAGCCCGGCGAGACGGTGCGCGTGGACCTCTTGATCCTCGGGGCCGGCCCGGCGGGGCTCACGGCGGGGATTTACGCGGGACGCGCGGGCCTGAGCTCCCTGCTGCTGGAGCAGGGGGTGATCGGCGGGCAGGTGTCGCTCACGCCCGTGGTGGAGAACTACCCGGGTTTCGCTAACATCGCGGGGCTGGCCCTGGTGGAGATCATGGCCGCCCAGGCCAGGCTCTACTGCGAGATCGTGCACGGCGAGGCCACGGAGTTTGCCCTGGAGGACGGCGTGGTCCGCGCGCGGGCGGCCGGACTCCAGATCGAGGCCCGGGCGCTGCTGGTGGCCACGGGGGCCACGTGGCGAAAGCTGGAGGTCCCCGGCGAGGCGGAGTTGTTCGGGCGCGGGGTGAGCCACTGCGCCACCTGCGACGGCTACTTCTACAAGGGACGCCGCGCTCTGGTGGTGGGCGGGGGCAACACGGCCGCCACCGACGCCCTGCACCTGAAGAACCTGGGGGTGGACGTGGCCCTGGTGCACCGGCGCGGCGAACTGCGCGCGGAAAAGCACCTCCAGGACTCACTGGCCCGCGAAAACGTGCCCCAGCTCCTGCACCGCACCGTGGAGGCCGTGATCGGCCAGGACCGGGTGCGTGCGGTGCGTCTGCGCGACGCACTGACCGGCGAGACCTCCGAGGAACCGGCCGACGCGCTCTTCGTGGCCGTGGGCCAGACGCCCAACACCGGAGCGGCCGTGCGCCTGGGCTGCGCCCTGGACGCCGACGGCTGCATCGTGGTGGACAAGGCCATGCGCACCAGCGTGGAGGGGGTCTACGCGGCAGGCGACGTGACCGGAGGCGTGCGCCAGATCGTCACCGCCGTGGGCCAGGGGGCCACGGCCGCGCTCACGGTCTTCGAGGATCTCAAGCGGCGCGAGGCCCAGGCCAAGGCCTGA
- a CDS encoding sigma-54 interaction domain-containing protein — MFAKVLDFTRSIFEDMAPGAFQRRFLEALLAVQNVERGSLWVKRGETIACIEAAGEQSERILGVEIPTGRASVVGWVIENARMTISEPLKDPRHYKDLEQGLAAKSTLILCYPLILRDGTVYGALELIDTSAQGSRLNLRKDFLEVLEHLVGIGSIALGQALAFEHKERECRGLKTALERFKGAPPIVGRSPAVQEAMKKVHSYARTDFPVLITGESGTGKELFAQAIHQSSPRRDKPFHVQNCSAIPETLLESELFGYKKGAFTGADRDKTGLFEAASGGTVFLDEIGDMAPSLQAKILRLIQNSEIKPLGGAAARTVDVRIISATNKNLQQAMAESEFREDLFYRLNVLPLHLPPLRERREDLGELLDYFLKADCRRMGIPAKRLAASARELLLDYCWPGNIREMENVVKYILTVVEGEVVEATDLPAHVSAASPETQMPRDAETPDLAACTWEEMERAYAASLLERHRWNVSKAAKQAGLNRSTFDSRLKKLGISKI, encoded by the coding sequence ATGTTCGCCAAGGTTCTGGATTTCACCCGCTCCATCTTCGAGGACATGGCCCCCGGGGCCTTCCAGCGCCGTTTCTTGGAGGCGCTGCTGGCCGTGCAGAACGTGGAGCGCGGCTCGCTCTGGGTCAAGCGCGGCGAGACCATCGCGTGCATTGAGGCCGCCGGGGAGCAGAGCGAGCGGATTCTCGGCGTGGAGATTCCCACGGGCCGCGCCAGCGTGGTGGGCTGGGTTATCGAGAACGCCCGCATGACCATCTCCGAACCCCTCAAGGACCCCCGCCATTACAAGGATCTGGAGCAGGGCCTCGCGGCCAAGAGCACGCTCATCCTGTGCTACCCGCTCATCCTGCGCGACGGCACGGTCTACGGGGCGCTGGAGCTCATCGACACCTCGGCCCAGGGCAGCCGCCTCAACCTGCGCAAGGACTTCCTGGAGGTGCTCGAACACCTGGTGGGCATCGGCTCCATCGCCCTTGGCCAAGCCCTGGCCTTCGAGCACAAGGAGCGCGAATGCCGGGGCCTCAAGACCGCCCTGGAGCGCTTCAAGGGCGCTCCTCCCATCGTGGGGCGCTCCCCGGCCGTGCAGGAGGCCATGAAAAAAGTGCACTCCTACGCCAGGACCGACTTCCCCGTGCTCATCACCGGCGAATCGGGCACGGGCAAGGAGCTGTTCGCACAGGCCATCCACCAGTCCAGCCCCCGCCGCGACAAGCCCTTCCACGTGCAGAACTGTTCGGCCATCCCCGAAACGCTCCTGGAGAGCGAACTCTTCGGCTACAAGAAAGGGGCCTTCACCGGCGCCGACCGCGACAAAACCGGCCTCTTCGAAGCCGCCTCGGGGGGCACGGTGTTTCTCGACGAGATCGGCGACATGGCGCCCTCGCTCCAGGCCAAGATCCTGCGGCTCATCCAGAACAGCGAGATCAAGCCCCTGGGCGGGGCGGCCGCGCGCACAGTGGACGTGCGCATCATCTCGGCCACCAACAAGAACCTTCAGCAGGCCATGGCCGAGAGCGAATTCCGCGAAGACCTCTTCTACCGCCTCAACGTGCTCCCCCTGCACCTGCCCCCCCTGCGCGAGCGCAGGGAGGACCTGGGCGAACTGCTCGACTACTTCCTCAAGGCCGACTGCCGCCGCATGGGAATCCCGGCCAAGCGCCTCGCCGCCTCGGCCAGGGAGCTGCTCCTGGACTACTGCTGGCCCGGCAACATCCGCGAGATGGAGAACGTGGTGAAATACATCCTCACCGTGGTGGAGGGCGAGGTGGTCGAGGCCACGGACCTGCCCGCCCACGTGAGCGCCGCTTCGCCGGAGACCCAGATGCCCAGGGACGCCGAGACGCCGGATCTCGCTGCCTGTACTTGGGAGGAGATGGAGCGCGCCTACGCCGCGAGCCTGCTTGAGCGCCACCGCTGGAACGTGAGCAAGGCCGCCAAACAGGCCGGGCTCAACCGCTCCACATTTGATTCCCGCCTGAAAAAACTGGGGATTTCCAAGATCTGA
- a CDS encoding DUF6125 family protein produces the protein MSENKDLLAASILETIRLMAAHHGLWFAETVHQHGIEQALKAEEHAGGLVSEMALKRLGHQGNPFATLDEAQLAALRETLAKLWLGMDGVWFQAVESLEGMDAAKRVNDTCWARFAPLEARRWSALLKLVPGGGLDALEAALRMRFGSIVNEVAFEREPEALVLRTVTCRVQAARRRKGLADYPCRSAGVTEYSGFARFVDPRIRCECIACPPDPIPQDTYCSWRFRLVSDTKD, from the coding sequence ATGTCGGAAAACAAAGACCTTCTCGCCGCCTCCATCCTCGAAACCATCCGGCTCATGGCCGCCCACCACGGCCTCTGGTTCGCGGAAACCGTCCACCAGCACGGCATCGAACAGGCCCTCAAGGCCGAGGAGCACGCGGGCGGCCTGGTGTCGGAGATGGCCCTCAAGCGCCTGGGACACCAGGGCAACCCCTTCGCGACCCTGGACGAGGCCCAGCTTGCGGCCCTGCGCGAAACCCTGGCCAAGCTCTGGCTGGGCATGGACGGCGTGTGGTTCCAGGCCGTGGAGTCCCTGGAGGGCATGGACGCGGCCAAGCGCGTCAACGACACCTGCTGGGCGCGCTTCGCCCCCCTGGAGGCCCGCCGCTGGTCGGCCCTCTTGAAGCTCGTCCCTGGCGGCGGCCTGGACGCCCTGGAGGCCGCCCTGCGCATGCGCTTCGGCAGCATCGTCAACGAGGTGGCCTTCGAGCGCGAGCCCGAGGCCCTGGTGCTGCGCACGGTCACCTGCCGCGTGCAGGCCGCCAGGCGGCGCAAAGGCCTGGCCGACTATCCCTGCCGCTCGGCGGGCGTGACGGAGTATTCCGGCTTCGCCCGCTTCGTGGACCCCCGCATCCGCTGTGAATGCATCGCCTGCCCGCCGGACCCGATCCCGCAGGACACGTATTGCTCCTGGCGCTTCCGGTTGGTATCGGACACGAAGGACTAA
- the ettA gene encoding energy-dependent translational throttle protein EttA gives MSNEPNKIIYSMIRVSKFHEKKPILQNISLSYFYGAKIGVLGLNGSGKSSLLRILAGVDKDFQGETVLAPGYTIGYLEQEPLLNEERTVREVVEEGVAETMALVREFEEINAQFAEPMDDDAMNALIERQGQVQEKLDALDAWDIDSRLEMAMDALRCPPPDTPVKVISGGEKRRVALCRLLLKKPDILLLDEPTNHLDAETVAWLEHHLHDYPGTIIAVTHDRYFLDNVAGWILELDRGRGIPWKGNYSSWLEQKQERLKSEEKAEHERQKTLERELEWIRMSPKGRHAKGKARISAYEAMAAQESEKAAKDLEIFIPPGPRLGNKVIEALGVAKAFGERLLVEDLNFLIPPGAIVGIIGPNGAGKTTLFRMLTGVEKPDSGEIKLGDTVSVAHVDQSRDALKDDMTVWEAVSEGKDSFPLGRREVNSRAYVARFGLTGPDQQKKVSVLSGGERNRVFLARMLKSGANVLLLDEPTNDLDVNTMRALEEALLNFAGCALIVSHDRWFLDRVATHILAFEGDSKAVWFDGNYSEYEADRKARLGKEAEQPHRIKYRKFARG, from the coding sequence ATGAGCAACGAACCGAACAAGATCATCTATTCCATGATCCGGGTTTCCAAATTCCACGAGAAGAAACCCATCCTGCAGAACATCTCGCTGTCCTACTTCTACGGGGCCAAGATCGGCGTCCTGGGCCTCAACGGCTCGGGCAAGTCCTCGCTCCTGCGCATCCTGGCCGGAGTGGACAAGGACTTCCAGGGCGAGACCGTGCTGGCCCCCGGCTACACCATCGGCTACCTGGAGCAGGAGCCCCTGCTCAACGAGGAGCGCACCGTGCGCGAGGTGGTGGAGGAGGGCGTGGCGGAAACCATGGCCCTGGTGCGCGAGTTCGAGGAGATCAACGCCCAGTTCGCCGAGCCCATGGACGACGACGCCATGAACGCGCTCATCGAACGCCAGGGCCAGGTGCAGGAGAAGCTCGACGCCCTGGACGCCTGGGACATCGACTCGCGCCTGGAAATGGCCATGGACGCCCTGCGCTGCCCCCCGCCCGACACCCCCGTGAAGGTGATCTCCGGCGGCGAGAAGCGCCGCGTGGCGCTCTGCCGCCTCCTGCTCAAGAAGCCCGACATCCTGCTCTTGGACGAGCCCACCAACCACCTGGACGCCGAGACCGTGGCCTGGCTCGAACACCACCTGCACGACTACCCCGGCACCATCATCGCCGTCACCCACGACCGCTACTTCCTGGACAACGTGGCCGGCTGGATCCTGGAACTGGACCGCGGCCGGGGCATCCCCTGGAAGGGCAACTACTCCTCCTGGCTCGAGCAGAAGCAGGAGCGCCTGAAGAGCGAGGAAAAGGCCGAGCACGAGCGCCAGAAAACCCTGGAACGCGAGCTGGAGTGGATCCGCATGAGCCCCAAGGGCCGCCACGCCAAGGGCAAGGCGCGCATCAGCGCCTACGAGGCCATGGCCGCCCAGGAATCCGAAAAGGCCGCCAAGGACCTCGAAATCTTCATCCCGCCCGGACCCCGCCTGGGCAACAAGGTGATCGAGGCCCTGGGCGTGGCCAAGGCCTTCGGCGAGAGGCTCCTGGTGGAGGACCTGAACTTCCTCATCCCCCCCGGGGCCATCGTGGGCATCATCGGCCCCAACGGCGCGGGCAAGACCACCCTGTTCCGCATGCTCACGGGCGTGGAGAAGCCCGATTCCGGCGAGATCAAACTGGGAGACACCGTGAGCGTGGCCCACGTGGACCAGTCCCGCGACGCCCTCAAGGACGACATGACCGTCTGGGAGGCCGTGAGCGAAGGCAAGGACTCCTTCCCCCTGGGGCGGCGCGAGGTGAACTCCAGGGCCTACGTGGCGCGCTTCGGGCTCACGGGGCCGGACCAGCAGAAGAAGGTGAGCGTGCTCTCGGGCGGCGAGCGCAACCGGGTGTTCCTTGCGCGCATGCTCAAGAGCGGGGCCAACGTGCTGCTCCTGGACGAACCCACCAACGACCTGGACGTGAACACCATGCGCGCCCTGGAGGAGGCCCTGCTGAACTTCGCGGGGTGCGCCCTCATCGTGAGCCACGACCGCTGGTTCCTGGACCGCGTGGCCACGCACATTCTGGCCTTCGAGGGCGACTCCAAGGCCGTGTGGTTCGACGGCAACTATTCGGAGTACGAGGCCGACCGCAAAGCCCGCCTGGGCAAGGAGGCCGAACAGCCCCACCGTATCAAGTACCGCAAATTCGCGCGGGGCTGA
- a CDS encoding delta(1)-pyrroline-2-carboxylate reductase family protein: MTLTVHDAAATARLLPWAPLADAVAAVLARKARGLVHAPERLALPLPGGGTLLVMPASDPELAVTKLVSVSPGNPARGLPLIQGEVVALDAATGVRLGVLDGPEVTARRTAAASLLAAQLLAPDPEGPLLVVGAGVQALAHAMAFTAVLGVREVYVAARSLPRAEALADRLRALGAEAQAVASPSAVLERAALVVTATSSPEPVIGEGVRDDVFLAAVGSFQPERAEIPEALVRRCSLFVDDLAAARAEAGDLLRADIDFSRVTPLEAVEARLELSGPVLYKGVGHAALDLAAARLAFPRP, translated from the coding sequence ATGACCCTCACCGTCCACGACGCCGCCGCCACGGCGCGCCTGCTCCCCTGGGCGCCCCTGGCCGACGCCGTCGCCGCCGTCCTGGCCCGCAAGGCCCGGGGCCTGGTGCACGCCCCCGAACGCCTGGCCCTGCCCCTGCCCGGAGGCGGCACGCTCCTGGTGATGCCCGCCTCCGACCCCGAACTGGCCGTGACCAAGCTCGTGAGCGTCTCCCCTGGCAACCCAGCCCGGGGCCTTCCGCTCATCCAGGGCGAGGTGGTGGCCCTGGACGCCGCCACGGGCGTGCGCCTGGGCGTGCTGGACGGCCCGGAGGTGACCGCGCGGCGCACGGCGGCGGCCTCGCTCCTGGCGGCGCAGCTTCTGGCACCGGACCCGGAAGGTCCGCTCCTGGTGGTGGGGGCGGGCGTGCAGGCCCTGGCCCACGCCATGGCCTTCACCGCGGTGCTGGGCGTGCGCGAGGTCTACGTGGCCGCGCGCTCGCTGCCCAGGGCCGAGGCGCTGGCCGACCGGCTGCGCGCCCTGGGGGCCGAGGCCCAGGCCGTGGCCTCGCCCTCGGCCGTGCTGGAGCGGGCCGCGCTGGTGGTCACGGCCACATCGAGCCCGGAGCCCGTGATCGGAGAGGGCGTCCGCGATGATGTCTTCCTGGCGGCCGTGGGCTCCTTCCAGCCGGAGCGGGCCGAAATCCCCGAAGCCCTGGTGCGCCGCTGCAGCCTCTTCGTGGACGACCTCGCCGCCGCGCGCGCCGAGGCGGGAGACCTGCTCCGCGCCGACATCGACTTCTCCCGGGTGACGCCCCTGGAGGCCGTGGAGGCGCGTCTTGAACTGTCCGGCCCCGTGCTCTACAAGGGCGTGGGCCACGCCGCCCTGGACCTGGCGGCGGCGCGCCTGGCCTTCCCGAGGCCCTGA
- a CDS encoding diguanylate cyclase: MAARRSKPAKGDAPAVCARALLKGEASREELARGLAALADAHGELVRRFEKTLRISDTYQLQIREMASNMERMAAKVRHLQELTLPICVQCRKIRLDDDYWRQIETFLRDNVDTLFAQALCPECVQAGHDALRAGSESRPSFGTPAPVGAKPPARLTPAEEETVREMRALAAKAAASDPEQGERLERFAQLHAKLARRFAKTVSISDSYQSQLKDLSLRLELLARTDVLTGLVNRWEMTHRLDVEYARMMRRGVPFSIALGDLDTFKRINDSRGHAAGDHVLRSVAGAMRANLRAEDLCARWGGEEFMLLFSDTPQEDALAAAGKILDVVRGLEPEWEGSKIKVTISFGVVQLRPGMSLDTAFRLADDALYEAKRQGRDRVVAASGESL; the protein is encoded by the coding sequence ATGGCCGCCAGACGCAGCAAGCCCGCCAAAGGCGACGCGCCGGCAGTCTGCGCCCGCGCGCTCCTCAAGGGCGAAGCCTCCCGCGAGGAACTTGCCCGGGGCCTGGCCGCACTGGCCGACGCCCACGGGGAACTTGTGCGCCGCTTCGAGAAGACCCTGCGCATCAGCGACACCTACCAGCTCCAGATCCGCGAGATGGCCTCCAACATGGAGCGCATGGCCGCCAAGGTCCGCCATCTCCAGGAACTCACGCTGCCCATCTGCGTGCAGTGCCGCAAGATACGACTTGACGACGACTACTGGCGTCAGATCGAAACCTTCCTGCGCGACAACGTGGACACCCTCTTCGCCCAGGCCCTGTGCCCCGAGTGCGTCCAGGCAGGGCACGACGCCCTGCGCGCCGGGAGCGAGAGCCGTCCCTCCTTCGGCACGCCCGCGCCGGTCGGCGCGAAGCCCCCGGCGCGCCTGACGCCCGCCGAGGAGGAGACCGTGCGCGAGATGCGCGCCCTGGCCGCGAAGGCCGCCGCCAGCGACCCCGAGCAGGGCGAACGCCTGGAACGCTTCGCGCAGCTCCACGCCAAGCTGGCCCGGCGCTTCGCCAAAACCGTGAGCATCAGCGACTCCTACCAGTCCCAGCTCAAGGATCTCTCCCTGCGCCTGGAGCTTCTGGCCCGCACCGACGTGCTCACGGGCCTGGTGAACCGCTGGGAGATGACCCACCGCCTGGACGTGGAGTACGCCCGCATGATGCGCCGCGGGGTTCCCTTCTCCATCGCCCTGGGCGACCTGGATACTTTCAAGCGTATCAACGACTCCCGGGGCCACGCGGCGGGCGACCACGTGTTGCGTTCCGTGGCGGGGGCCATGCGCGCCAACCTGCGCGCCGAAGACCTTTGCGCCCGCTGGGGCGGAGAGGAGTTCATGCTGCTCTTCTCCGACACCCCCCAGGAAGACGCCCTTGCCGCCGCCGGAAAAATCCTGGACGTGGTGCGCGGCCTGGAGCCGGAGTGGGAGGGCTCGAAGATCAAGGTGACCATCAGCTTCGGCGTGGTCCAGCTGCGCCCGGGCATGAGCCTGGACACCGCCTTCCGCCTCGCCGACGACGCCCTCTACGAGGCCAAGCGCCAGGGGCGCGACCGCGTGGTGGCCGCCTCCGGCGAATCACTCTGA
- a CDS encoding SiaC family regulatory phosphoprotein, translating into MQSLDIPATHTSPLIRFEPEEAVLRMEGESYPEYSFEFYQPVMIWLKERLGAGHGLSVVIDISYMNSSSTKCMLDILDLLEEAHGQGAPVRVEWRYDAANPRALDLAHEFEEEVTFPFAIVAVES; encoded by the coding sequence ATGCAGTCTCTGGACATCCCGGCAACACACACCTCTCCGCTCATCCGCTTCGAGCCCGAAGAGGCCGTCCTGCGCATGGAGGGGGAGTCCTACCCGGAATATTCCTTCGAATTCTACCAACCGGTCATGATCTGGCTCAAGGAACGCCTGGGCGCGGGCCATGGCCTTTCGGTGGTCATCGACATCAGCTACATGAACAGCAGCAGCACCAAGTGCATGCTGGACATCCTGGACCTGCTGGAGGAAGCCCACGGGCAGGGCGCGCCCGTGCGCGTGGAATGGCGCTACGACGCCGCCAATCCCCGCGCCCTGGACCTGGCCCACGAATTCGAGGAGGAAGTCACCTTCCCCTTCGCCATAGTCGCCGTGGAGTCCTAG
- a CDS encoding SiaB family protein kinase, translating into MDLFRIRDAFGKAGIMICFNGPFSHSIIDEIGIAVRNHLTAQNLTKAAVLDVFAIFIELAQNVKNYNKVRDIPSDEASSAIITIARKDGRYAVTSGNVVHREDVAALTETIDSVNSLDAAGLRKLYKEQMRRATPPEALGAGLGILEMARRSTEKMTYAVSDMDGAMAFFSLTAYVSCKE; encoded by the coding sequence ATGGATCTGTTCAGGATTCGCGACGCGTTCGGCAAGGCAGGCATCATGATCTGCTTCAACGGGCCGTTCTCCCACAGCATCATCGACGAGATCGGCATCGCCGTGCGCAACCACCTCACGGCGCAGAATCTCACCAAGGCCGCCGTGCTGGACGTGTTCGCCATCTTCATCGAGTTGGCGCAGAACGTGAAGAACTACAACAAGGTGCGCGATATTCCCTCCGACGAGGCCAGTTCGGCCATCATCACCATCGCCCGCAAGGACGGCCGTTACGCCGTCACCTCGGGCAACGTGGTGCACCGCGAAGACGTGGCCGCCCTCACGGAGACCATCGATTCCGTCAACAGCCTTGACGCCGCGGGCCTGCGCAAGCTCTACAAGGAGCAAATGCGCCGCGCGACGCCCCCCGAGGCCCTGGGAGCAGGGCTCGGCATCCTGGAAATGGCCAGGCGTTCCACCGAAAAAATGACGTACGCGGTCAGCGACATGGACGGGGCCATGGCCTTCTTCAGCCTCACCGCCTACGTATCCTGCAAGGAGTAG
- a CDS encoding SpoIIE family protein phosphatase — translation MSSVSVRTSLRSRLNLAVAGLFLATLCVVLAFLAVTSREVVTGFAGSLAVKQALLERNKIASVIDREVALARALARDALVGRFVLNEADPAVKEAARAQLENYRTLLRDKSYFLAVERTKHYWFFDGTKPDQGLAMITLNREDPKDRWFFYSMAQVEDYALNLDYDRAFNSIKVWINVVLRGPDGAKVGIAGSGIDITEFFREIVSQSESEISTIVVDRAGAIQAHPDLEIVTHNARATSDAGKITIQGLLGHGPGGNAVEAALQRLDAGASVVERFPLVLDGTERLAAMTALPDLGWYSLVLVDISRAAGSGFFRPLAALTVLSLVVVLGAVTFLLGRMVIKPLAALTEASAEMARGNYGQTLPVTRQDEIGRLSASFNRMAGEVLDHTRNLERKVQERTAELTAAYEHLDRSRQRMLESLRYAQAIQRSILPPREALDRAFPGHMALYLPRDIVGGDLYYFREVEEGCLIGVMDCTGHGVPGAFMSMSVHAVLGHVVSVVCSDDPARILAETDRELRATMGMDRQGGEALDCGLEMALCLCQPARGRVVFAGAGISLHVLRGAALEEVRGDRQNLGYRGRKPRSEHVNHVIPLEPGMRFYATTDGFLDEGGGEQGYGFGAERFREMLLANAATPLEAQAELFKETLKRYRGSRKQRDDITVVGFSLDRTGA, via the coding sequence ATGTCGTCAGTCTCCGTCCGCACGTCCCTGAGGTCCAGGCTCAACCTGGCCGTGGCAGGCCTGTTTCTGGCCACGCTCTGCGTGGTGCTTGCCTTTCTGGCCGTGACGTCCAGGGAGGTGGTCACCGGGTTCGCGGGAAGCCTGGCCGTGAAGCAGGCCCTGCTGGAGCGCAACAAGATCGCCTCCGTCATCGACCGCGAGGTGGCGCTGGCCCGAGCCCTGGCCCGGGACGCCCTGGTGGGGCGCTTCGTCCTGAACGAAGCCGACCCCGCCGTCAAGGAGGCCGCCCGCGCGCAACTGGAAAACTACCGGACCTTGCTGCGCGACAAAAGCTACTTCCTGGCTGTCGAGCGCACCAAACACTACTGGTTCTTCGACGGTACCAAACCAGACCAGGGCCTCGCCATGATCACCCTCAACCGCGAAGACCCCAAGGACCGCTGGTTCTTCTATTCCATGGCCCAGGTGGAGGACTACGCCCTCAACCTGGACTACGACCGCGCCTTCAACTCCATCAAGGTCTGGATCAATGTCGTCCTGCGCGGGCCGGACGGCGCCAAGGTCGGCATCGCTGGCAGCGGCATCGACATCACCGAGTTCTTCCGGGAGATCGTCAGCCAGAGCGAATCCGAGATCTCCACCATCGTGGTGGACCGCGCCGGGGCCATCCAGGCCCACCCGGACCTGGAGATCGTCACGCACAACGCCCGCGCCACCTCCGACGCGGGCAAGATCACCATTCAGGGTCTGCTGGGCCACGGCCCGGGGGGCAACGCCGTGGAGGCGGCCCTGCAGCGCCTGGACGCCGGGGCCTCCGTGGTGGAGCGCTTCCCCCTGGTCCTGGACGGGACGGAGCGCCTCGCGGCCATGACGGCCCTGCCGGACCTGGGCTGGTACAGCCTGGTGCTGGTGGACATCTCGCGCGCGGCGGGCAGCGGCTTCTTCAGGCCCCTGGCGGCGCTCACGGTGCTTTCGTTGGTGGTGGTGCTGGGCGCGGTGACGTTCCTGCTGGGGCGCATGGTCATCAAGCCCCTGGCGGCCCTCACCGAGGCCTCGGCCGAGATGGCCCGGGGCAACTACGGCCAGACCCTCCCCGTAACCCGCCAGGACGAGATCGGCAGGCTCTCGGCCAGCTTCAACCGCATGGCCGGGGAAGTGCTCGACCACACGCGCAACCTCGAACGCAAGGTCCAGGAGCGCACCGCCGAACTCACGGCGGCCTACGAGCACCTCGACCGCTCCCGCCAGCGCATGCTCGAAAGCCTGCGCTACGCCCAGGCCATCCAGCGCTCCATCCTGCCGCCCAGGGAGGCCCTGGACAGGGCCTTCCCCGGACACATGGCCCTCTACCTGCCCCGCGACATCGTGGGCGGCGACCTCTACTATTTCCGCGAGGTGGAGGAGGGCTGCCTCATCGGCGTCATGGACTGCACCGGCCACGGCGTGCCCGGGGCGTTCATGTCCATGTCGGTGCATGCGGTTCTGGGGCACGTGGTCAGCGTGGTCTGCTCCGACGACCCGGCGCGCATCCTGGCCGAGACCGACCGGGAACTGCGCGCCACCATGGGCATGGACCGCCAGGGCGGGGAGGCCCTGGACTGCGGGCTGGAGATGGCCCTGTGCCTGTGCCAGCCCGCCAGGGGGAGGGTGGTTTTCGCGGGGGCGGGCATCTCGCTCCACGTGCTGCGGGGCGCCGCGCTGGAAGAAGTGCGCGGGGACCGGCAGAACCTGGGCTACAGGGGCCGCAAGCCCCGCAGCGAGCACGTGAACCACGTGATCCCCCTTGAACCAGGCATGCGCTTCTACGCCACCACCGACGGCTTTCTGGACGAGGGCGGCGGTGAGCAGGGCTACGGGTTCGGGGCCGAGCGTTTCAGGGAAATGCTCCTGGCGAACGCCGCCACGCCCCTGGAGGCCCAGGCGGAGCTTTTCAAAGAGACCCTGAAAAGGTATCGGGGCTCGCGCAAGCAGCGTGACGACATCACCGTCGTCGGTTTCAGCTTGGACCGCACGGGCGCGTGA